The genome window AGACGGCGTTTGAGCAATAATGCGCCCCCCACTAAGGTCATTAATCCAAAGATCCCACCACCAAACATAGCCAGCTTTTGCTTGAGCGCTATCGAAAGAAACCCTTCGTATACCCAGTGCGGCGTTAATAGCCCTACCGCGTGTCCCCCTAATACGCCAATAATGCCAATATGAAACATATTCGAGGCAAAACCCATGCCTTTATTATCCATTAATTGGCTAGAGCCAGCGCGCCACGAGTACTGCGCGTAGTCATAACGCAGCCAACTGCCGAGTAAAAAAATCACCGCGGCGATATACGGATAAATTCCAAATAAAAACTGATTAAGTATCGACATTACTGACCTCCGGTTAATTGGCCAACATCCAAATATTGTGGCTGAATACGATCGGCAAAACGGCGTTGATGCTGCTTCGTCTGTGCATCGCAACTGGCATTACCTATAAATGTCACCTGCTCTTCTTCCCATACCTGATCCAGCGCTTGCGGGGTATCATCGCGGGCTTCTTGCCGCACTTTGTCACAAATCGAGGCAAGATTGACATCTAGCGAGGCGAGCTCTAAGAGTAAGACCATCAAATCGGCATAACGGCTGTGACGATGTTTTAAGCGCTCGCCCAATAAACTCACGATCGGGACAATATCATCTAAACCTTGCACCGCTTCGCTGGGCTCAACCACCGCTAAATATTCCAAATATAAGGGGAGATGATCGGGCAGTTCTTTGGCATTCAGCTCTAAGCCAACCTGTTGATATTGGTTGAGTAAATCAATCATGGCTTGGCCACGATCGCGCGATTGACCGTGGACGTGCTCAAACAGTAGTAATGATAATGAGCGTCCACGATCGAACAGTCCGCAATACTGCGCTTGCGCATCGAACAGGGCTTGCTGGCGATACTCACCAATCCAGCGACGCAGCGTGTCGCGCTGGACGTCGCTAAGCTCAGTGCAGCGGCTGATTGCCGCCACTAATTCATCACAATGTTGCCATAGCTCGTCACTGGGGTACTCCAATAAGCGAGAAATAATTCGTAAACTCAGCATCATTTTTTCTCCGCCATAATATCAATCGCATCAATGCGCTGACTGTTGAATAAATTGACGCGGTTATCGCTGCCATGGCAGCCATCGCCGAAACTAAACCCACAACCATTTGATTCAGCAAACGCGCTATCCGCTTCTTGACGCATGCCCGCCGGGACGACAAAGCGATCTTCATAATTGGCAATAGCAAGATAACGATACATCTCTTCGACGTTGTGAATACTCAGCCCTACCTCATCAATGGCCGTGGTATCTATGCTCTGTTCAACGGTTTCACTGCGTTTGTAGTGACGCATTGCCATCAGCCGTTTGAGAGCTCGCAATACCGGTTGGGTATCACCGGCAGTCAATAGATTGGCTAGATATTGTATAGGGATGCGCAGCGTTTCGATGTCCGGCAAACCATTTTTAGTGGGAATGTAGCCCGCATCAACCGCCGATTGAATGGGCGAGAGCGGCGGCACATACCACACCATGGGTAGCGTGCGATATTCTGGATGCAAGGGTAACGCGAGCTTCCACTCGACCGCCATTTTATACACTGGGGATTGCTGAGCGGACTCTAAAACCGTTTGACTGATGCCTTGCGCCTTCGCTTCGCGAATCACCTCGGGATCATGGGGATCCAAAAAAATATCCAGTTGTCTTTCATATAAGTCGTGTTCATGCTCCACTGAGGCGGCTTCATGAATACGATCCGCATCATAGAGCATGACGCCCAAATAACGGATCCGCCCGACACAAGACTCCGAGCATGCGGTTGGCATCCCAGCTTCAATGCGTGGATAACAAAAAATGCATTTTTCTGATTTGCCGCTTTTCCAATTAAAATAGATTTTCTTATACGGGCAGCCACTAATACACATACGCCATCCACGGCATTTATCCTGATCAATCAGCACAATGCCATCTTCTTCACGTTTATAAATGGTTCCGCTTGGGCAACTGGCGACACAGGCCGGGTTTAAACAATGTTCACATAAACGCGGCAAATACATCATAAACGTATGTTCAAATTCGCCGTACATCTGCTTTTGCATGTCGTGAAAGTTGTAATCTACCGAGCGTTTGGCAAATTCACCGCCAAGGATTTCTTCCCAGTTAGGGCCTTGGGTAATTTTTTCCATGCGCTGCCCAGTGATTAAAGAGCGGGGCCGCGCAATCGGCTGATGACGACTTTTAGGCGCGTTTTGCAGATGATCGTAATCAAAAGTAAACGGTTCATAATAATCATCTATTTCCGGCATATGCGGGTTATTAAACAACTTGGATAATACGCCCACTTTTGAGCCTTGGCGTAGCGTGAGCTGGCCTTTCACACCGCGAATCCAACCACCTTGCCAACGTGTTTGATTCTCCCACTCATTGGGATATCCGACACCAGGCTTACTTTCGACATTATTAAACCAGGCGTATTCCATGCCTTCTCGGCTGGTCCATACATTTTTACAGGTTACCGAACAGGTATGGCAGCCAATACACTTATCCAGATTCAGTACCATCGCAACTTGCGCACGAATTTTCATAGCGTTCTCCTACTGACAGGTGGGTTGTGTCTGGCTTGACGAGTACTCGTCATCCAACCAATCGACACGGTGCATGCGGCGAATCACCACAAATTCAT of Vibrio zhugei contains these proteins:
- the narJ gene encoding nitrate reductase molybdenum cofactor assembly chaperone; protein product: MMLSLRIISRLLEYPSDELWQHCDELVAAISRCTELSDVQRDTLRRWIGEYRQQALFDAQAQYCGLFDRGRSLSLLLFEHVHGQSRDRGQAMIDLLNQYQQVGLELNAKELPDHLPLYLEYLAVVEPSEAVQGLDDIVPIVSLLGERLKHRHSRYADLMVLLLELASLDVNLASICDKVRQEARDDTPQALDQVWEEEQVTFIGNASCDAQTKQHQRRFADRIQPQYLDVGQLTGGQ
- the narI gene encoding respiratory nitrate reductase subunit gamma; amino-acid sequence: MSILNQFLFGIYPYIAAVIFLLGSWLRYDYAQYSWRAGSSQLMDNKGMGFASNMFHIGIIGVLGGHAVGLLTPHWVYEGFLSIALKQKLAMFGGGIFGLMTLVGGALLLKRRLYNPRVRATSSLADIVILCLLVAQVCLGLFTIPFSAQHMDGSEMVKFMDWAQAVVYFHGGAAAHLDGVAWIFKCHIVLGMSLFVAFPFCRLVHIWSAPIEYVTRRYQVVRSRR
- the narH gene encoding nitrate reductase subunit beta, with translation MKIRAQVAMVLNLDKCIGCHTCSVTCKNVWTSREGMEYAWFNNVESKPGVGYPNEWENQTRWQGGWIRGVKGQLTLRQGSKVGVLSKLFNNPHMPEIDDYYEPFTFDYDHLQNAPKSRHQPIARPRSLITGQRMEKITQGPNWEEILGGEFAKRSVDYNFHDMQKQMYGEFEHTFMMYLPRLCEHCLNPACVASCPSGTIYKREEDGIVLIDQDKCRGWRMCISGCPYKKIYFNWKSGKSEKCIFCYPRIEAGMPTACSESCVGRIRYLGVMLYDADRIHEAASVEHEHDLYERQLDIFLDPHDPEVIREAKAQGISQTVLESAQQSPVYKMAVEWKLALPLHPEYRTLPMVWYVPPLSPIQSAVDAGYIPTKNGLPDIETLRIPIQYLANLLTAGDTQPVLRALKRLMAMRHYKRSETVEQSIDTTAIDEVGLSIHNVEEMYRYLAIANYEDRFVVPAGMRQEADSAFAESNGCGFSFGDGCHGSDNRVNLFNSQRIDAIDIMAEKK